A window of the Algoriphagus halophilus genome harbors these coding sequences:
- a CDS encoding penicillin-binding protein 1A has translation MSKNSKPESSGWAKKIVKFIWLAFVAGFFGFILFVWMVSINFLGLFGTLPDFKALENPESELASELYSSDGVLLGTYFRENRSPVTYEELSPNLVHALISTEDVRFEDHSGIDMIAMMRVFVKSILLGQDAGGGSTLSQQTAKNLFKTRTDASQGALSSVPGLRMLIIKTKEWIVATQLERAYTKNEILTLYLNTSEFGSNAYGIKTASKTFFNKSPDELDVQEAAVLVGLFKAPTYYSPVYNPENSLRRRNTVLYQMVKNDKLTEAEFDSLSQLPIELDYNVANQNKGLATYFREIVKADLIRWAKENLKSDGTSYDLYGDGLKIYTTIDSRMQRYAEEAVAEHMATLQKAFYKEMGNRDPWVDGDNRVIPNFIEDAVKRTEAYRLLKIRYGNDTDSIDLKLNEKKKMTVFSWEKGEIDTLMSTMDSLRYYKKFLQTGFMSMDPHTGQIKAWVGGMDHKYFKFDHVKRGKRQPGSTFKPFVYAAAIENGYSPCYSVIDQPVEVFIPGQPTWSPSNADGKFTYEKMTIRKAMAQSVNSITAYMMKKLSPKIVVETARRLGVTSDLEEVPALALGVNDVSIYEMVGAFGTFVNRGEHTTPFYIDRIEDKNGNVIQQFTAKKRPAMSEEHAYLMTYMLRGGFEEEDGTSQGVPWSLREGNELGGKTGTTQNASDGWYMGISKDLVSGTWVGGDDRAIHFRSWIAGQGGRTARPIWVKYMEKVYADKSLGYTKGPFPRPERPLSIEIDCDVYEKESQRFADFDYDAKKNDF, from the coding sequence ATGAGTAAAAATTCAAAACCTGAATCCTCTGGCTGGGCCAAAAAAATAGTCAAATTCATTTGGCTAGCCTTTGTGGCTGGTTTTTTTGGTTTCATCCTTTTCGTGTGGATGGTGAGCATCAATTTTCTGGGCTTATTCGGTACTTTACCTGATTTCAAAGCGCTTGAAAATCCAGAAAGTGAATTAGCATCCGAGCTATATTCCTCAGACGGAGTATTATTAGGGACCTATTTCAGAGAAAATAGAAGTCCTGTCACCTATGAGGAGCTTTCTCCGAATTTGGTTCATGCCTTAATTTCTACTGAAGATGTAAGGTTTGAAGACCATTCTGGGATTGACATGATCGCTATGATGCGAGTATTTGTCAAATCCATCTTACTTGGACAAGATGCAGGTGGGGGTTCAACATTGAGTCAGCAAACTGCCAAAAACCTGTTTAAGACTAGAACTGATGCCTCTCAAGGTGCCTTAAGCTCTGTTCCTGGGCTAAGAATGTTGATCATCAAGACCAAAGAATGGATTGTAGCCACTCAATTGGAAAGAGCCTACACAAAAAACGAAATTCTTACACTTTATTTAAATACATCTGAGTTTGGATCGAATGCCTATGGTATCAAAACAGCATCCAAAACTTTCTTTAATAAAAGCCCTGACGAATTGGATGTACAGGAAGCGGCTGTTTTAGTCGGGTTGTTTAAAGCACCTACCTATTATAGCCCAGTTTACAATCCTGAAAATTCCTTAAGAAGGAGAAATACGGTTTTGTACCAGATGGTTAAAAACGACAAGTTGACCGAAGCAGAATTTGATTCCCTTTCCCAATTACCAATCGAATTGGATTACAATGTGGCCAACCAAAACAAAGGATTGGCAACCTACTTTAGAGAAATTGTCAAAGCAGATTTGATCAGATGGGCGAAAGAAAACTTGAAATCTGATGGCACCTCCTATGATCTATATGGGGATGGATTGAAAATTTACACCACCATTGATAGTAGAATGCAACGATATGCTGAAGAGGCAGTGGCCGAACACATGGCAACTCTTCAAAAAGCATTTTATAAGGAAATGGGAAATAGAGACCCTTGGGTTGACGGAGACAATCGAGTAATTCCAAACTTCATTGAGGACGCAGTCAAAAGAACTGAAGCTTACAGACTGTTGAAAATCAGATATGGAAATGACACTGATTCCATTGATTTAAAACTCAATGAAAAGAAGAAAATGACAGTTTTCTCCTGGGAGAAGGGAGAAATCGATACGCTCATGAGTACCATGGATTCATTGAGATATTATAAGAAATTCCTTCAAACTGGATTTATGAGTATGGACCCCCATACCGGTCAAATCAAAGCATGGGTAGGGGGAATGGATCATAAATATTTCAAATTTGACCATGTTAAAAGAGGAAAGAGACAACCAGGATCAACATTCAAACCATTTGTTTATGCCGCAGCAATAGAAAATGGTTACAGTCCATGCTATTCAGTAATAGACCAGCCGGTGGAAGTCTTTATTCCTGGGCAACCAACTTGGAGTCCTTCCAATGCTGATGGAAAATTCACTTATGAAAAAATGACCATTCGTAAGGCGATGGCCCAATCGGTCAATTCCATTACAGCCTACATGATGAAAAAGCTGAGTCCTAAAATTGTGGTAGAAACTGCAAGAAGATTAGGAGTTACCAGTGACTTAGAAGAAGTACCTGCCTTAGCATTAGGTGTTAATGACGTAAGTATTTATGAGATGGTGGGCGCTTTCGGAACCTTCGTAAATAGAGGAGAACATACTACGCCTTTTTACATAGATCGAATTGAGGATAAAAATGGCAATGTCATTCAGCAATTCACCGCCAAAAAACGTCCTGCTATGAGCGAGGAGCATGCTTATTTGATGACTTACATGCTCAGAGGTGGATTTGAGGAAGAAGATGGTACCAGCCAGGGTGTTCCATGGTCTTTAAGAGAAGGAAATGAATTAGGTGGGAAAACTGGAACCACACAAAATGCCTCTGACGGATGGTATATGGGTATCAGCAAAGACCTTGTTAGCGGCACATGGGTTGGAGGAGACGACCGAGCCATTCACTTTAGAAGTTGGATTGCAGGACAAGGAGGCAGAACTGCCCGACCTATTTGGGTGAAGTACATGGAAAAAGTCTATGCTGATAAAAGTTTAGGCTATACCAAAGGCCCATTCCCAAGACCTGAAAGACCATTAAGTATTGAAATTGATTGTGATGTTTATGAAAAAGAAAGTCAACGATTCGCAGACTTTGATTACGATGCGAAAAAGAATGATTTCTAA
- the atpE gene encoding ATP synthase F0 subunit C, translating into MLTSILLTAGLALMGAGIGAGIVAIGAGLGIGRIGGQAMESIARQPEAAGKVQTAMLIIAALIEVVSLFAVVVCLLIALNAGGIDF; encoded by the coding sequence ATGTTAACTTCTATCTTGTTGACTGCTGGATTAGCTCTAATGGGAGCTGGTATCGGTGCAGGTATTGTTGCGATTGGCGCAGGCCTTGGTATCGGTAGAATCGGTGGTCAAGCTATGGAATCTATTGCTCGTCAGCCTGAGGCTGCTGGTAAGGTTCAAACTGCAATGTTGATTATTGCAGCCTTGATTGAAGTTGTTTCCCTGTTTGCAGTAGTAGTATGTCTACTTATTGCTTTGAACGCAGGTGGTATCGACTTCTAA
- the atpB gene encoding F0F1 ATP synthase subunit A: MTRKLLALSLLFSAFLLTLSGPLMAAGSETEEGSEDPTGFIMHHIKDSHEWHFATIGHTHVTLPLPVIVYSSDRGLEFFKSSDFQNHETHVFGEEYAHEGYYIDSHDHVGRVDGASFIDFSITKNVVMMFLVIAIVLWLVLSAAAHYRKHGTAAPKGAASLVEPIVVFVRDEIAHKSIGPKYKKFVPYLLTLFFFIWVGNLLGLLPGAANLTGNIAVTATLAVLTFILVNINGNKDYWKHVFMTPGVPLPLLLVIVPVEIIGLFTKPFALMVRLFVAITAGHIVILAFIALIFIFQSYSIGVVSTLMVTFINMIELLVATIQAYVFTLFTAMYIGSAVAEHHDDH, translated from the coding sequence ATGACGCGCAAATTATTGGCACTAAGTCTTTTATTTTCAGCATTTTTGCTGACCCTGTCTGGCCCCTTAATGGCAGCTGGTTCCGAAACTGAAGAAGGTAGCGAAGATCCTACGGGCTTCATCATGCATCACATCAAGGATTCTCATGAATGGCATTTTGCAACCATAGGCCATACTCATGTGACTCTTCCACTACCGGTAATTGTCTATTCTTCTGATCGTGGTTTGGAATTCTTTAAATCTTCGGATTTTCAGAATCATGAGACCCACGTTTTTGGAGAAGAGTATGCCCATGAAGGATATTACATCGATTCACATGATCATGTAGGAAGAGTAGATGGTGCAAGTTTTATCGACTTTTCGATTACCAAAAACGTGGTAATGATGTTTTTGGTCATTGCAATCGTATTATGGTTGGTGCTTTCAGCAGCAGCTCATTACAGAAAGCATGGTACTGCTGCTCCCAAAGGAGCTGCTTCTTTAGTAGAGCCGATTGTAGTGTTTGTTCGTGACGAAATTGCGCACAAGTCAATCGGTCCTAAGTATAAAAAGTTTGTGCCTTACTTATTAACCTTATTCTTCTTTATTTGGGTTGGTAACTTACTAGGATTGCTTCCTGGTGCTGCAAACTTGACAGGTAATATTGCTGTGACGGCTACCTTGGCTGTTCTTACCTTTATACTGGTTAATATTAACGGAAATAAAGATTACTGGAAGCACGTATTCATGACGCCGGGAGTTCCTCTTCCATTGTTATTGGTAATTGTGCCTGTAGAGATCATAGGTTTGTTTACCAAGCCATTTGCATTGATGGTTCGTCTTTTTGTGGCGATTACTGCAGGTCACATTGTGATCTTGGCTTTCATTGCATTGATTTTCATTTTCCAGTCTTATTCTATCGGGGTAGTAAGTACCTTGATGGTGACCTTTATTAATATGATTGAATTGTTGGTAGCAACTATTCAGGCTTATGTATTTACGCTGTTTACTGCGATGTACATTGGCTCTGCTGTTGCTGAGCATCATGACGATCATTAA
- the uvrC gene encoding excinuclease ABC subunit UvrC translates to MQASSYTPEEHLSLPDQPGVYRYFNSENELIYVGKAKSLKKRVSSYFNKNSGVNLKTKRMVREIKRIEITIVNSEFDALLLENNLIKKTQPKYNILLRDDKTYPYLLLPNENFPRIFQTRRMIPKKGTYYGPFASVKAMNNVLDLIRELFTIRTCNLDLSPYKIAEGKYKVCLEYHIGNCQGPCVGLQKEPDYLKDLEHAKHILKGNLGIAKSYFKNEMQHYAENLEFEKAQKTKEKLDLLEKYQAKSLVANPSISNLDVCTIVTDEKAAYVNYLRVKNGAMNVSKNVELKKRLDENEEQLLITALVRLQDQFQSDANEVLINIELEEPIEGLNLILPKIGDKKKLVELSLKNALYYKKEKALLKGLNEDKKDRVIKQLQQDLSLPEIPDHIECFDNSNIQGTNPVASMVCFLNGKPAVKEYRHYHIKTVIGANDFASMKEIVTRRYKRLLEENKPMPKLVVIDGGKGQLSSAVEALQELGVYGKMPIIGIAKRLEEIYFPGDSYPIHIDKKSESLRLLQRIRDEAHRFAITFHRKVRSKNAFGTQLTAIPGIGENTANKLLSHFKSVKKISEATQEEIASVIGASKAQNLFDWIAKNKGA, encoded by the coding sequence ATGCAGGCATCTTCTTATACACCCGAAGAACATTTATCACTCCCTGATCAACCGGGAGTTTATCGATATTTCAATTCGGAAAACGAATTGATTTACGTAGGTAAAGCCAAAAGTTTAAAAAAACGGGTCTCCAGCTATTTCAATAAAAATTCAGGAGTGAATCTCAAAACCAAAAGAATGGTTCGGGAAATCAAAAGAATTGAGATTACGATTGTAAACAGTGAGTTTGATGCACTTTTACTAGAAAATAACCTGATCAAAAAAACTCAACCAAAGTACAACATCTTACTTAGGGATGACAAGACTTATCCCTACCTGCTGCTCCCCAATGAGAATTTTCCTAGAATCTTTCAGACAAGAAGGATGATTCCTAAAAAAGGTACTTATTATGGCCCTTTTGCGAGTGTGAAGGCCATGAACAATGTGCTTGATTTGATACGAGAGTTATTCACCATTCGAACCTGCAATCTGGATTTATCTCCTTACAAAATCGCTGAGGGGAAGTATAAAGTTTGTTTGGAATACCACATTGGGAATTGCCAGGGGCCTTGTGTGGGCCTTCAAAAAGAACCAGATTATTTGAAAGATTTGGAGCATGCCAAACATATTCTTAAGGGGAATCTAGGGATTGCCAAATCCTATTTCAAAAATGAAATGCAGCATTATGCTGAAAACTTGGAATTTGAAAAAGCACAAAAAACCAAGGAAAAGTTAGATCTACTAGAGAAATACCAAGCCAAATCATTGGTTGCCAATCCTAGTATTTCAAATCTGGATGTATGTACGATTGTCACGGATGAAAAAGCTGCGTATGTAAACTACCTGCGGGTAAAAAATGGAGCCATGAACGTCTCCAAAAACGTAGAATTGAAAAAACGTCTGGATGAAAATGAGGAGCAACTCCTCATTACAGCACTTGTAAGACTTCAGGATCAATTTCAAAGTGATGCCAACGAAGTCTTAATCAATATTGAATTAGAAGAGCCCATTGAAGGATTAAACTTGATCTTACCTAAAATTGGAGATAAGAAAAAGTTGGTAGAACTTTCATTGAAAAATGCACTTTATTATAAGAAGGAGAAAGCCTTATTAAAAGGGCTTAATGAGGATAAAAAAGATAGGGTCATTAAACAGTTACAACAGGACTTAAGTCTTCCTGAAATCCCTGATCACATTGAATGTTTTGACAACTCTAACATCCAAGGGACTAATCCAGTTGCCAGCATGGTTTGTTTCCTTAATGGAAAGCCTGCAGTAAAAGAATACAGGCACTACCACATCAAAACGGTCATAGGTGCAAATGATTTTGCAAGTATGAAAGAGATCGTAACGAGAAGATATAAGCGACTATTAGAGGAGAACAAGCCCATGCCTAAGTTAGTGGTCATTGATGGAGGAAAAGGCCAGCTATCCTCCGCAGTAGAGGCTTTACAAGAGCTTGGCGTTTATGGAAAGATGCCCATTATAGGGATCGCAAAAAGATTGGAAGAAATTTATTTCCCGGGTGACTCCTACCCCATTCACATTGATAAAAAGTCGGAGAGTTTAAGACTATTGCAGAGAATTAGAGATGAAGCACACCGTTTTGCTATTACTTTTCATAGAAAGGTCAGAAGTAAGAACGCATTTGGAACTCAATTGACTGCCATTCCGGGAATTGGAGAAAATACTGCCAACAAACTCCTTTCCCATTTTAAATCAGTCAAAAAAATCAGTGAAGCTACCCAAGAAGAAATAGCCTCTGTAATTGGGGCCAGTAAGGCTCAAAACTTATTCGATTGGATAGCAAAAAATAAAGGGGCTTAA
- the atpH gene encoding ATP synthase F1 subunit delta, with amino-acid sequence MSNHRVASRYAKSILELSLEKGLLEEVHADFQKLTAMAKSNYDLVLLLNNPVINSEKKLNVLKALFPEKSTQKMTSTFFEIVSRKSREKILVDVAKEFEVQYNIHKSIQVAEVTTTTAISDEQRAAFVDAVKQISGLTDVQLVEKINPDIIGGFILKVNDRQLDESLSSKLRDLRSQFIQNHYEKQY; translated from the coding sequence ATGTCAAATCATAGAGTAGCATCCCGCTATGCCAAATCTATTTTGGAGCTTTCCTTGGAAAAGGGATTGCTTGAGGAGGTTCATGCGGATTTTCAAAAATTAACAGCAATGGCCAAGAGCAATTATGATCTTGTGCTTTTGTTGAATAATCCGGTAATCAATTCAGAAAAGAAGCTGAATGTACTAAAGGCACTTTTCCCTGAAAAGTCCACTCAAAAAATGACTTCTACTTTTTTCGAGATTGTTTCTCGTAAAAGCAGAGAGAAAATTTTAGTGGATGTAGCAAAGGAATTTGAGGTTCAATACAACATTCATAAATCAATTCAGGTTGCTGAAGTAACCACTACTACTGCGATTAGCGATGAGCAAAGGGCAGCGTTTGTGGATGCAGTAAAACAAATCTCCGGCTTGACTGACGTGCAACTGGTAGAAAAAATCAATCCAGACATTATCGGTGGATTTATTTTGAAAGTAAACGACCGTCAGCTTGATGAATCTTTGAGTAGTAAATTGAGGGATTTGAGATCTCAGTTTATCCAAAATCATTACGAGAAACAGTATTAA
- a CDS encoding F0F1 ATP synthase subunit B, with product MDLILPSSGLVFWQLIGFLALLFILIKFAWKPMLAALEERETSIDNALKSAELARTEMANLKAENEKLLAEARLERDTILKKAHESSAKMIEDAKQESLKAGAQMIENAKAVIETEKKAALADVKTQVATLTLEVAEKLLRKNLSEDKAQKELVDEFVKDLKLN from the coding sequence ATGGATCTTATTTTACCTAGTTCCGGCCTTGTTTTTTGGCAATTGATTGGCTTTTTGGCCTTATTGTTCATCTTGATCAAGTTCGCTTGGAAGCCAATGCTTGCAGCTCTTGAAGAAAGAGAAACAAGCATTGACAATGCCTTGAAATCTGCTGAATTGGCAAGGACTGAAATGGCTAATTTAAAGGCGGAGAATGAAAAACTTCTTGCTGAAGCTAGATTGGAAAGAGATACTATTCTGAAAAAGGCGCATGAATCTTCTGCTAAAATGATAGAAGATGCAAAACAGGAGTCTTTAAAAGCAGGAGCTCAAATGATCGAAAACGCGAAAGCTGTTATCGAAACTGAGAAAAAAGCTGCTTTGGCAGATGTAAAAACTCAAGTGGCCACCTTGACCCTTGAAGTAGCAGAGAAATTATTGAGAAAGAATTTGTCTGAAGACAAAGCTCAAAAAGAGCTTGTAGACGAATTTGTGAAAGATCTTAAGTTAAACTAA
- the porW gene encoding type IX secretion system periplasmic lipoprotein PorW/SprE, whose translation MIKISRLALVLLIFAFACSSERNTFTNRTFHNLTSHFNAYYLADVKIKNVENLVKSNYKEDYTQVLPVFIPIDSTSIQESADTLQSARELASKAVEWHRISKWVDDSYYLLGKIDYLQSHFDDAQNTFKFVNVNSKDKDLRHKTLISLLKLYVDLKEFENANFTIDYLSKESGINDENRYQLYRTLAYYYETRNDANGVIGALTKALDYVDDNKEESRINFILAQRYQKAGLDALAYDFYNNSQDGNPPYERSFFAQLYAQQVAELNASKDLRKVRRYYEDLYNDPKNKDLKDVVVYEMALFEEKQGDTLKTLQLLHQAAKEPGSNPRQKGYIYQKLAEINLDNYKDYRATKYYLDSALTFIKETDPVAEQINEQKETLDHYVFHLERITSNDSLISLARLSPEEQKAIAENFIKKEEERLLAEAAAKQEPESNSIFDNLLAFNDRGSGSTFYFDNSVAMQQGTIEFYRVWGNRPIQDNWRRSAASFQSTEPTIAAPTETDSTGVDEAANPLNQLPDLETLLAQIPSSEEDISKLNLELEESYFELGKLLYFELGEVESSIENLETLVREYPNSSRKPEAYYLLYLGQRDRGGNFQQYIGRLNNEFPDSQYTYSVNNPEAASGNLAYLASSKNYELAYDAYYKGDYKQAREIIVNTLEEYPLTRNTERILLLDIMITGKLESRQQYRQRLEAYIQNSKDENLIELARNMLRPMMSSEELASLNKSDSTALDSANLANPDLSNNEGLENLPESPYKVNESSTHIFVLVMSPDEMENAEGLLGDLEAFHTKNFQNARLRTGNMNMNSDHAIFIISPFSNAEKAKAYYQLFLTDFKSNEITEEIKNDSFVISIENFQQLNKTKNLEEYRTFFKSVYK comes from the coding sequence ATGATTAAAATTTCGAGGTTGGCATTGGTCTTATTAATTTTTGCCTTTGCCTGCTCTTCTGAGCGAAATACCTTTACAAACCGTACTTTTCATAATTTAACCTCGCATTTTAATGCGTATTACCTCGCTGATGTCAAAATCAAAAATGTAGAAAACTTAGTTAAAAGCAATTATAAGGAGGATTATACCCAAGTCCTGCCTGTCTTTATCCCCATTGACTCCACCTCTATTCAGGAATCTGCTGACACCTTGCAATCTGCTCGAGAATTGGCTTCTAAAGCAGTGGAATGGCACCGCATCAGTAAATGGGTCGATGATAGCTATTATTTATTAGGCAAGATCGATTATTTACAATCACATTTCGATGATGCCCAAAACACATTTAAATTCGTCAATGTCAATAGTAAAGACAAAGATCTCCGACATAAGACCTTGATTTCACTTTTGAAGCTCTATGTGGATTTGAAAGAATTTGAAAATGCCAATTTCACCATTGATTATTTATCTAAAGAATCTGGAATCAACGACGAAAACAGATACCAACTCTATCGAACACTGGCCTATTATTATGAAACTAGAAATGATGCCAATGGCGTAATCGGAGCCTTAACAAAAGCTTTGGATTATGTAGACGATAACAAAGAAGAATCTCGCATTAACTTCATCCTTGCACAACGTTATCAAAAAGCCGGTTTGGATGCGCTGGCTTATGACTTTTACAACAACTCCCAAGATGGGAACCCTCCTTATGAGCGAAGCTTTTTTGCGCAGCTTTACGCCCAACAAGTAGCTGAGTTGAATGCGTCGAAAGACCTTCGTAAGGTGAGACGCTATTATGAAGATTTATACAACGACCCCAAAAACAAAGATCTCAAAGATGTTGTCGTTTATGAAATGGCCCTTTTTGAAGAAAAACAAGGAGACACGCTCAAGACACTTCAATTATTACATCAGGCAGCCAAAGAGCCTGGAAGTAATCCGCGTCAAAAAGGGTATATCTATCAAAAACTTGCTGAAATCAACCTCGATAATTATAAAGATTACAGAGCCACCAAATATTATCTCGATAGTGCATTAACCTTCATTAAAGAAACTGACCCAGTTGCAGAACAGATAAATGAACAAAAGGAAACACTGGATCATTATGTTTTTCATCTAGAAAGAATCACATCCAATGATAGTCTGATTAGTTTGGCTCGCTTATCTCCTGAGGAACAAAAGGCCATTGCAGAGAATTTTATAAAAAAAGAAGAGGAACGTTTGCTCGCGGAAGCCGCGGCAAAACAGGAGCCCGAAAGCAACAGCATTTTTGACAACCTGTTGGCATTCAATGACCGAGGGTCCGGCTCTACTTTTTATTTTGATAATTCTGTGGCCATGCAACAAGGGACCATTGAATTTTATCGGGTTTGGGGAAATAGGCCCATTCAAGATAATTGGAGAAGAAGTGCTGCAAGTTTTCAAAGTACTGAGCCTACCATTGCTGCACCCACTGAGACCGATTCTACAGGGGTGGATGAAGCTGCTAATCCATTAAATCAGTTACCGGATTTAGAAACTCTTCTCGCACAGATCCCAAGCTCTGAGGAAGATATTTCCAAATTAAATCTTGAGCTGGAAGAATCTTACTTTGAATTGGGCAAGCTACTTTACTTTGAATTAGGGGAAGTAGAATCCAGTATTGAAAATTTAGAAACCTTGGTTAGAGAATACCCTAATTCTAGTAGAAAACCTGAAGCCTATTACTTATTATATTTAGGCCAGAGAGATCGGGGTGGGAATTTCCAACAATATATCGGGAGGCTCAATAATGAATTCCCGGATTCTCAATACACCTACTCGGTAAATAACCCAGAAGCCGCTTCAGGAAATCTCGCCTACTTGGCATCCTCTAAAAATTACGAGTTGGCCTATGATGCCTATTACAAAGGTGACTATAAACAAGCCCGTGAAATTATCGTCAATACCTTAGAAGAATATCCATTAACCCGAAATACGGAACGTATTTTATTGTTGGACATCATGATTACCGGGAAATTGGAAAGCCGCCAGCAATACCGCCAGCGACTGGAAGCCTATATCCAAAACTCAAAAGATGAAAATCTGATAGAATTGGCAAGAAATATGCTTAGACCCATGATGTCTAGTGAAGAACTCGCTTCTCTAAATAAATCAGATAGCACTGCATTAGATTCTGCAAATTTGGCGAATCCCGATTTATCCAATAATGAAGGACTTGAAAACCTACCAGAATCACCTTACAAGGTCAATGAATCGAGTACACATATCTTTGTATTGGTAATGAGTCCAGATGAAATGGAAAATGCAGAAGGTTTGTTAGGAGACTTAGAAGCTTTTCATACTAAGAATTTCCAAAACGCTAGGTTACGAACCGGAAATATGAATATGAATAGTGATCATGCTATTTTTATTATTTCCCCTTTTAGCAATGCGGAAAAAGCAAAAGCGTATTACCAGTTGTTTTTAACGGATTTTAAGTCCAATGAAATCACAGAAGAAATAAAAAATGATTCTTTTGTCATTTCAATTGAAAACTTCCAACAACTGAATAAAACAAAGAATTTAGAAGAGTACAGGACTTTCTTTAAGTCAGTTTATAAGTAA
- a CDS encoding AtpZ/AtpI family protein: protein MESQKPARKDSKETKTPVFVKYIGLSFQLFGIIGAGTFLGWWIQSKSEMKFPIWLLLCCFASIAIAFYQLWNMLKQDE, encoded by the coding sequence ATGGAATCCCAAAAACCAGCTAGAAAAGATTCAAAAGAGACCAAAACACCAGTATTCGTGAAATACATAGGTTTGTCTTTCCAATTATTCGGAATCATCGGTGCAGGTACTTTTTTAGGTTGGTGGATACAGTCAAAGAGTGAAATGAAGTTTCCTATTTGGCTATTGCTTTGTTGTTTTGCTTCGATCGCCATTGCATTCTATCAACTTTGGAATATGCTAAAGCAGGATGAATAA